A genomic window from Aethina tumida isolate Nest 87 chromosome 4, icAetTumi1.1, whole genome shotgun sequence includes:
- the LOC109601316 gene encoding sterol regulatory element-binding protein cleavage-activating protein, which produces MSGYEEPRNRGVIASFYYGLGLFCSSYPISVIVSVAVIVIVTCLPLLNLPIHTSPQLVWTSQDNATGVENGPFCYVQQVVIRAAVLPWEPDLTLGDAFRAPLYEAFKLLDAVRNYEDPKSSKTLGHLCLHIESTKNRLHDYSNILPQYSCLVLSPANLWHQDVQKFAMDSSLLTTIFNHHSFQKGKTSISEMLFGMHMIDTGIKRYPFRNRQRVIQYAVTLFFKEYDPEFINGLREKLIKLYPLHQNETVALEKPNILNDTLFIHYPRETCLFELIPFLLALGLLFVYYYFSIRKIEMIKSKLGMAFTATVTVTCCILMTGGICFFFGLTPALHGGKALFAYLAILVGLENNLVLTKSVVSTPNHLDVKIRKAQGLSKEGWAITKNILLEITVFTFGLFTFVPPIQEFCIFAIVGLVTDFFLQLFFFSTVLGIDVSRSENSVDKASQSFRNNMYHNQVFQDKMLFKAKGMNRSKSHPKLSTFPANIVAGQAQNAQEKKIPKRWKVVNVWARTRFFQKSITILMVIWISVIAYSSDVLNQLVNTLVNLQNEDNNSSVLPTYSSIQMYPLKNTNNSYNPVNYVTYNPLDIDYKQNQTQDLNKLKHAEYAPWLKLSHRHWSSILRKYNMSLGGEAVAVLPNIKLSHVITPEQAKLMRNHEEKYGDTFQWQALAAALDPIDFNDVENTGNRIPQPDQPFYPTSPMEIALTLILCVISILFLTYLFVVLYRCICSRNYAEWRASWSSWYNERKEESSDEQVLLEAVPVVLEGHKQDIECIATDGVSLVSACLNGQLKVWDNNTGELISHIDRKQYFCGDKYDDQSLEDDLSDYESGSPPSRDDTLPRIKRRINTDFSLAKHSPNSSLDSKSDFMRSYRHFYVEDKVRNRKSFGEVSRNWNSENSEGSLKNDKLTRELSDSGCNIGGKLSPVWCIDYVDNLVVIGCADGRLEFWEGTTGKLKCVFEDGTESGISHLKIVGSKIVAARLCGNLDLFQLQTYNQGRPIDWNFTCAYRRTHVRTGSMGSITDRELKKETDLDEDFRCLKLITIKSHQQPITCLDCEGGRILSGSQDHMLKVHKLEDGSPLYSLHGHYGPITCLFIDRVNPTMSGSGSQDGMLCVWDLQTGTCMYNIQAHNGAITSMTYSSSYVISLGTDDRLCVWERFQGHLLNTINVPHAFSNHVLMLAPHLVVTGRNGGLVIWDVRSGECVRTIALGRSPFVFINQLIMLRDAVVCDYGTQLRIVRFPLITHKFE; this is translated from the exons TTTGCCACTATTGAATTTACCCATCCACACGTCGCCGCAGCTGGTGTGGACGTCGCAGGACAACGCGACCGGAGTGGAGAACGGCCCCTTTTGTTACGTGCAACAGGTGGTGATCCGGGCCGCCGTTCTACCATGGGAACCGGACCTGACGCTCGGCGACGCCTTCCGGGCACCCCTCTACGAGGCATTCAAGCTGCTGGACGCCGTGCGAAACTACGAAGACCCCAAAAG ttcAAAGACCTTGGGCCACCTGTGTCTGCACATCGAATCCACCAAGAACCGTTTGCACGACTACAGCAACATTCTACCCCAGTACAGCTGTTTGGTCTTGTCGCCGGCCAATTTGTGGCATCAGGATGTGCAGAAGTTCGCCATGGATAGCTCGTTGCTTACTACAATCTTCAATCATCac AGCTTTCAAAAGGGCAAAACTTCTATATCGGAAATGTTGTTTGGAATGCACATGATCGATACAGGAATAAAACGATATCCGTTCAGAAATAGGCAACGTGTAATTCAATACGCTGTCACGTTGTTCTTTAAAGAATATGATCCTGA ATTCATCAATGGCCTAAGAGAAAAACTGATAAAGCTATATCCGCTGCATCAAAATGAGACTGTAGCCCTGGAAAAGCCCAACATCTTAAATGACACTTTGTTCATCCACTACCCGAGGGAAACTTGCCTTTTCGAACTGATCCCCTTTTTATTAGCCCTCGGGTTGTTGTTCGTGTACTACTACTTTTCCATCCGCAAAATCGAAATGATCAAATCCAAGTTGGGCATGGCGTTCACCGCCACAGTAACCGTGACCTGTTGCATCCTAATGACCGGGGGTATTTGCTTCTTCTTCGGCCTAACTCCCGCCTTGCACGGGGGCAAGGCTTTGTTCGCCTACCTGGCCATTCTGGTGGGTCTGGAGAACAATTTGGTGTTGACCAAAAGCGTGGTCAGCACCCCCAATCACCTGGACGTTAAAATACGCAAAGCTCAGGGTTTGAGTAAAGAAGGTTGGGCCATTACCAAAAACATTTTGCTGGAAATCACCGTATTCACCTTCGGCTTGTTCACGTTCGTGCCCCCCATACAAGAGTTTTGCATTTTCGCCATCGTGGGGTTGGTTACTGATTTTTTCCTGCAGTTGTTTTTCTTCTCGACGGTTTTGGGTATTGACGTGAGTAGGTCGGAGAATTCGGTGGACAAGGCCAGTCAAAGTTTCCGCAACAACATGTACCACAATCAGGTGTTTCAGGACAAGATGTTGTTCAAAGCTAAGGGCATGAATCGCTCCAAGTCCCACCCTAAGCTGTCCACCTTTCCGGCCAACATCGTAGCCGGACAAGCCCAAAACGCACAGGAGAAAAAAATCCCCAAGCGGTGGAAAGTTGTTAACGTCTGGGCCAGGACTCGGTTCTTTCAAAAGTCCATCACCATCCTAATGGTGATTTGGATCTCAGTTATCGCCTACAGTAGTGACGTCCTCAATCAGTTAGTTAACACCTTGGTGAATCTCCAGAACGAAGACAACAATTCCAGCGTCCTCCCTACTTACTCAAGCATCCAAATGTACCCGCTAAAAAACACGAACAATTCCTACAACCCCGTCAACTACGTAACATACAACCCACTCGACATCGACTACAAGCAGAACCAGACGCAGGACCTCAACAAGTTGAAGCACGCCGAGTACGCTCCCTGGCTGAAGCTGTCGCATCGACATTGGTCGTCGATACTGAGGAAGTACAACATGAGTTTGGGCGGGGAAGCCGTAGCAGTCTTGCCAAACATCAAGTTGTCGCATGTCATCACCCCTGAGCAGGCTAAGCTAATGAGGAACCACGAGGAGAAGTATGGGGACACATTTCAGTGGCAGGCTTTGGCAGCCGCACTAGATCCCATCGATTTCAACG atgtGGAAAACACAGGAAACAGAATCCCTCAGCCGGATCAACCGTTCTATCCGACCTCACCGATGGAAATAGCCCTCACCCTGATCCTGTGCGTTATCAGCATCCTGTTCCTGACCTATTTGTTCGTGGTGTTGTACAGGTGTATATGTTCGAGGAATTATGCTGAGTGGCGAGCGTCTTGGTCGTCCTGGTACAACGAGAGGAAGGAGGAGAGTTCCGACGAACAGGTGTTGTTGGAGGCCGTGCCGGTGGTGTTGGAAGGCCACAAGCAGGACATCGAGTGCATCGCCACCGACGGCGTCAGTTTGGTCAGTGCGTGTCTGAACGGCCAGTTGAAGGTTTGGGACAACAACACGGGCGAGTTAATTTCGCATATCGACAGGAAGCAGTACTTCTGCGGCGACAAGTACGACGACCAGTCGTTGGAGGATGACCTTTCGGACTACGAGTCGGGTTCGCCTCCGTCACGGGACGACACGTTGCCGAGGATCAAGCGCAGGATTAACACCGACTTTTCCTTGGCCAAGCACAGCCCCAATTCCAGTCTGGATTCTAAGTCGGACTTCATGCGTTCCTACAGACATTTTTATGTGGAGGACAAGGTGCGCAACCGCAAGAGTTTCGGTGAGGTTTCCAGGAATTGGAACAGCGAAAACAGTGAAGGTAGCTTGAAGAACGATAAGCTGACGCGAGAGTTGAGCGACAGCGGTTGTAACATTGGGGGGAAGTTGTCGCCGGTTTGGTGCATCGATTACGTGGACAATTTAGTTGTGATAGGGTGCGCAGACGGAAGGTTGGAGTTCTGGGAGGGAACCACCGGGAAACTCAAG TGTGTGTTTGAGGATGGAACCGAATCAGGAATCAGTCATTTGAAGATCGTCGGCTCAAAAATAGTGGCGGCGAGATTGTGCGGAAACCTGGATTTGTTCCAGCTACAAACTTACAATCAGGGTCGACCGATCGACTGGAATTTCACGTGTGCGTACAGGAGGACGCACGTGCGAACCGGATCTATGGGTTCCATAACTGACAGGGAACTCAAAAAAGAG ACTGATTTGGACGAAGATTTTCGTTGCCTGAAACTCATCACAATAAAAAGCCACCAGCAACCCATCACCTGTTTGGATTGCGAGGGTGGTAGGATTTTGAGTGGCAGCCAGGACCATATGCTCAAAGTCCATAAACTAGAAGACGGAAGTCCGCTTTACAGCCTTCACGGCCATTACGGCCCTATAACATGTCTTTTTATAGACAGGGTGAATCCCACAATGTCCGGCAGTGGATCCCAAGACGGGATGTTGTGCGTTTGGGACCTACAAACAg GCACTTGCATGTACAACATACAAGCCCACAACGGCGCAATAACATCGATGACCTACTCGTCCAGCTACGTAATTTCCTTGGGCACGGACGACAGACTGTGCGTCTGGGAACGTTTCCAGGGACACTTACTGAACACCATCAACGTGCCGCACGCGTTCTCGAACCACGTGCTCATGTTGGCGCCCCACCTGGTGGTCACCGGACGCAACGGTGGGCTGGTGATTTGGGACGTGCGCAGTGGCGAGTGTGTGCGCACCATCGCATTGGGACGGTCGCCGTTCGTGTTCATCAATCAGTTGATCATGCTACGGGACGCGGTGGTTTGTGATTACGGGACGCAGCTGAGGATCGTGCGGTTCCCTCTGATCACACACAAGTTCGAATAG
- the LOC109601327 gene encoding uncharacterized protein LOC109601327: MSYNYDNYCDYKWEQAQRENCVLPPIAWTRERVAADAVSSLEQDANRQNDLTHDIFCRLQFVPMFMDYGERPVGLDTLIQATKSWYVCGFQLSTGSRKDFRLI, from the exons ATGTCATATAATTATGACAATTATTGTGATTATAAATGGGAGCAAGCACAACGTGAAAATTGTGTTCTGCCCCCAATTGCCTGGACTAGAGAAAGGGTTGCGGCGGATGCAGTCTCCTCGTTGGAACAGGACGCAAACAGACAGAACGATCTTACTCACG ATATTTTCTGTCGACTTCAATTTGTGCCGATGTTCATGGACTACGGAGAGAGACCAGTTGGGCTTGATACATTGATCCAGGCCACTAAATCGTGGTATGTTTGTGGTTTCCAGCTCTCTACTGGATCTAGGAAGGACTTCAGATTGATCTAG